ACGGCGCTGAAGGAGGGCCATGCGCCGCTTTGGGACACGGGGCGGCTGCCGGATGAGGTGCTGCTAAGCGCGGACTGCCTGCCGCTGCCACCGGATGCGATGGTGATCTATCGCGAACTGGGCAAACTGGTGCTGGTGATCACGAACGGCAGCGAGATGGTCTATGCAAGCCCGCTTTCGTCTCATGATCTGGATGAGCATGCGCTGGGGGAGGTGAACCACCTGTGCCTGCAGCTCGGTTTTCAAGGTGTGCTGGGGCAGGTGCAAAACATCATCCTGTGGCTGGAGGAGGAGGGGAATCTGGAGCAGGTGAAAAAGGTGACGGGTCTGCCTGCGCTGCGGATACCGAGGCCTGCGCCGCTGATGCCGAAGCCGGGCCGCAGCACGCTGGTGCCGCCGGAGATCCTGAAGGCGCGCGAGCAGGCAGCACGGTCCGCGCGCACGCGGATGCTGGCGCTGACGGCGGGCTTTGCCGTGGCGGCGGCGGTGGCGGTGATGGCGGTGCTCATTGCCCTGGCCACGCAGGAGCGGGACCTGCTGCGCGAGCGCGTGGCGGAGCTGACGCCGGCGGCTTCTCAGGTGCTGGATCACAAACGCAGCTGGCTGGAGGCGGCGCCCGCCGTGGACCCGGCGCACTTCCCCATGCAGGTGCTGCTGGAGTGCCAGGTGCCGAAGGCGGCCGGGGAGGTCTCCATGACACATTTTGAATGGCAGCCAGACCAGGTGCTGCTGCGCGGGCGCACGCCATCGCCCTCGATGGCGCTGCAGTATGCGCAGGAGATCCAGGCCGTGAACGGGCTGATGTTTTACACTTGGGAGACTCCTGCGCCCACCATTGCCAGTGACAACAGCGCCACCTTTGAGCTGAAGGGAGGCGTGAAACCCTAGGCCATGAAACGGAGTGAACGCATTTTGTTAGGCCTCTTTGCCCTGCTCTTCCTCGTCATCGTGGGCGGTGGCGGGCTGGCCTTTGGCCTGCGGCATTACCAGGGCATCACGGAGGAGACGGACCGCCTGCGGGACCGCCTGGTGGAGATGAACATGGCCATCACCCAGGGGGCGGACTGGCAGCGCAAGAGCGAGTGGCTGGACGCGAATGCGCCCGCCTTTGCCTCCCGCCAGGAGGCCTCCACGCGCCTGCTGGAGGTGATCCAGCGCGAGGCGGAGAAAGCCGGTCTGACCCTGGCCGGGCGCGAGTTCATGGAGACCCAGCGGGAGATGGGGCCGGACGGCCTGCCGGTGGAGGAAGCCAGCGGTTTCTTCGATACGGCGACGGTACGCCTAACCATCAATCTGGCCAAAGAGAAGGCGTTTTTCACCTGGATGCACGCGGTGCAGCAGCCGGGCAGTTTCCTGGGCGTGACGCGCCTTTTGATGAACCCCAGCGGTAAGGACAAGACGATCAATGCCGAGGTGGAAGTGACGCAGTTTTATCGTGAGGCTCCGGTGAAGATAACGGGGATGAAAGGGGGGGAGGGATGAGGGCGCGCTCCAGAGATGAGAAAATGGGACGCTGCGCGTCCGGTTTGTTCGATGCGGACAGGAGTGTCCGCGCTCCTCTCGTTCGCTGTGCTCTGGGAACTGAGCTCAGAGCACTGCGCGATTTGCAATTCTTTTTGTTAGGCCTTGCTGCTCTGGTCACTTCCTTTCTGGCCGCCCAGGAGCCAGCACCTGCTCCTCCTCCCGTTCCATTTCCAGACCTCACGCATTATGCGCCGCTGTGGGAGAAGTCCCTTTTCACCACGCGTGATCTGCCTTCGCCGGATGCGCCTGCTGGACCCATTTTCACGGACTCGCTTTCCCTCACGGGCATCTATGAGCTGGATGGTAAAACGGTGGCCGTGCTGGTGGACAAGGCCACGTCGCTGATCTCCGAGGCGCGCTTTGACGAGGAGAACGAGGCGGGCATCAAGATCCGCAAGGTCACCCCTGGAGCCTCCATGGACAAGACGCGGGTGCAGCTGCAAAAGGGCGACCAGGCCGGCTGGGTAAGCTTTGGCGAAGTGGCCCCGGCACCCGCGCCGCCCGCGTCTGCGCTGGAGACGCGGGTGCCGCCGGGGGCTGCCGGACCGCCCCCTGGCGGGGTGACCTCTCCCCTTTTGCCCCCGCCGGCACCACCCGGAGACGTGCCGCTGCCGCCGCCGTGAAGGCTTGATTTTCAGGTTGCCAGCGCGCGGGGGAGGGTGAAAATTGTTCGTCATGTTTGAACTCGTGGAGTTTCCCCCACTCGAATGGCTGAGCGCACTGAAAGTGCTGTTTGCCCTCTGCATCGGCCACGCAGTGGCCGACTTTCCCTTGCAGGGCGAGTATCTGGCCACGGGCAAGAACCGGCGCTTTCTGATCCGGATGCAGGATCCCGCGCGCCCGCAGAGCATCTGGGTGGTGTGCATGACGGTGCACTGCCTCATCCATGCGGGGGCCGTCTGGCTCATCACCGGTTCAGCGCTGCTGGGGGCGGTGGAGTTTGTCATTCACTGGGCCATTGACGTGGCCAAGTGCGAAGGACTGACCACATTTAACCAGGACCAGGTCCTGCATGTCCTGTGCAAGATGGCCTATGTTGGCATCGCCTGGGCAGGCATGCTCTGAGGCTCTCTTCGCCGTTGCATCGGCGTGGTGGCTCGCCACAATAACGCCCCCTTTTCATCGCCATGGCCTACCTCAACGAAAATTACCTCAAGCTCAAAGCCGGATACCTGTTCCCAGAAATCGCCCGCCGGGTGAAGGCCTTTACCGAGGCCAATGCTGATGCTGCCAAGCGCCTGATCCGGTGCGGGATTGGCGATGTGACTGAGGCGCTGCCTGAGGCGGTGCGTGCCGCCATGCACCAGGCGGTGGATGAACTGGGCGACCGGAACAGCTTCCGCGGCTACGGCCCGGAGCAGGGGTATGACTTCCTGCGCAATGCCATCGCCGATAACGACTACAAGGCCCGCGGCATCCATGTGGAGGCGGATGAGATCTTCATCTCAGACGGCAGCAAGTGTGATACTGGCAACATCCTGGACATCTTCGGAGCAGGCAACAAAATCGCCATCACGGACCCGGTTTATCCTGTTTATGTGGACACCAACGTCATGGCCGGCAACACCGGCGAGGCGGATGAATCCGGTGCCTATGAGGGTCTGCATTACCTGAAGTGCACGGCTGAAAACGGCTTTGTGCCGGAGATCCCAAGCGAGCCTGTGGACTTGGTCTATCTCTGCTATCCTAACAATCCCACCGGTGCCACCGCCACCCGCGCGCAGCTTGAGGCCTGGGTGCAGTATGCCCGCGCCAACGGCACGATCATTCTTTATGATGCCGCCTATGAGGCCTTCATTCAGGACCCGGAAGTGCCGCGGAGCATCTTTGAGATCGAAGGGGCGCGCGACTGCGCCATCGAGTTCCGCAGCTTTTCCAAGAATGGCGGGTTTACCGGCGTGCGCTGCGCCATCGTGGTGATCCCGAAAGGTCTGATGGGCAAGAAGAAGGACGGAACGAAACTGGCCGTGCATCCCCTGTGGAGCCGCCGCCACAGCACCAAGTTTAACGGCGTCAGCTACATCGTCCAGCGAGGAGCCGAGGCCATCTACAGCGCCGAGGGCAAGGCCCAGGTGGCCGCCCTCATCGAGCATTACATGGGCAATGCGAAGCTGCTGGTGGAAGCCTGCCAGAATGCCGGGCTGACCGTCTTTGGCGGTGTGAACGCCCCTTATGTCTGGGTGCGCTGCCCGGAGGGCGTGACGAGCTGGCAGATGTTCGACAAGATGCTCCATGAAGCCAATGTGGTTATCACTCCTGGCAGTGGTTTCGGCAGTGCTGGCGAAGGATTCTTCCGCATCAGCGCCTTTAACAGCCGTGCCAATGTGGAGGAAGTCTGCCGCCGGATCGCGGTGCTGTAAGTGGGGGAAGCAGCGGTCTCAGAGATTGATACAAGCCACTCGGGCAGGCTTCGGTCTGCCCGAGGAGGTCGTGGAATGTCGCCGCAGTTTGAGCTTCATTGGTCATCCAGGCCTGATTTGCGCACGCTGGCCACGATTTCGAGCAGGCTTTTGGCCAGAGGGGCAGTCAAATACCAATGGACGTTTTCCAGGTAGGGACGTGATGCATACGCCTGGAGGGAGACCGTGCCAGGGCATTCTCCTGGGCCGTGCGGCAAGAACATCTGCGGTTGATTGAAGAGTACGGTTTTGATCATCTTGACCCCCCGGCCAGCATCCACAATCTGGTAAGGAACACAGTTGCCGGAGCTGCCGTTGTAGCGGTCTTCAATGTAGTTGTAATAAGGTTCCAAAATGCCATTGGGGCCGGGCGATGGCCAGTTGACTGTTTTGGGGCTGGTTTCGACAAGCTGAATGCCAATGACACAGCTTTCCGTGTCGCATATGAAGCTGAGGTATTTGAAACGGTTGCAATGGTCTTCAAATACCACCCGGCCGTCCATTGCCATGGTGGTGATATGCAGGGAATCCCGGGGGAAAGCCAGATTGGCCATGCGCATTTCGCGGTGTCTGCGGGCACCGGCAGGGAGGAGTTTCATCGCATCCCGCAGCGGCATCCGCCAGGCGATGGGCCCCCAGATTTTGTCCGGGATCGCGGGTTCGGCAGCGGCGTTCCCGCCCAGCACCGCCAGACTGTAGAACTCCAGGTTGTTCAGAAGAATCTTTCGCACATGGATGTTATGAGGCACCCAGTTTTTAGAAAGCTTCATTTGGGCAGGGTCGCCAGCTGGCGGAGCGGCAGCGGGAGAATTTGCGGCCGGTGGATTGCCCGTTACGACGGTTCTGAGCTGTCCGCGCTGGCCGGAAATGACCGTTCCTTGGCCGCCCGTTTGCGCAAATGCCATCAAATCGGGAGTGAACCTGAGATCAATGCTCTGTTGGGTGGGAAAAGTCACCCGGACGGTTTGGGGATCAAGGGATGTCCACTGGCTCACTTTTCTCTCCCTCGTCATCAAGGTGCCATCTGGCTGAAAAACGACCAAAGTTTCAAACTCGTTGCCTTTCCAAGTCCAGTAATACTGTGGAAGAGCTTGCTGAAGCTTTGTTTGTTCTTCACCGCAGGCGGTGTGGACTGTCAGCAAAGTGATCGCCAGCCATTTGCTGAAGCTTAAGAAATAAAAATATCCTACGACGAAAGGAGTAAGTTGAGTTCTTGATGGCATGCGATCATGCAATTCGCAAACAAGTCCCCATTTTCAAGATAAAAGACATGTTATTTCACCCTATCCACCTATGTCTTTTTGTGCCTTCCGGCTTCTCGGCTTGGGTGCCAAGTGCCATAACGGTATATGATAGGATAAAAACTCAAGAATAAATACATGATCATGCAGGGGAAGGTCCCGTCTTGACGACTTGCCGAATTGAATGCTTGTTGGAATGAAGAACGCATGAGTCACGCTAATCCTCCAGCTACGGCTTCATCGGATCTGCTGATCCCGCCGACGCATAACGCGCTGGCGATGCTGGATTTGGCCCTGGATGCTGGTGCTGATGGCCTGTCTGAGGGGCTGCTGGAGCAGCCTGGGGATGTGATTGGCCCCTACACCTTGGGAGAAAAGCTGGGCGAAGGCGGTTTTGGCATTGTCTGGCAGGCAGAGCAAAGCGAGCCTATCCGGCGGTCGGTGGCCATGAAGGTGATCCGGCCGGGCATGGATTCGCTTGCGGTACTGGCGCGCTTCCGTGCGGAAAGGCGGGCTCTGGAGCGGATGTCGCATCCTAATATTGCGGTGGTGCTGGATGCGGGCAGCACTCCGCTAGGGCGTCCCTATTTCGTGCTGGAACTGGTGCGGGGGCGGCCCATCACGGCCTTTTGCGAGGAGGCGGGCCTGGACCGCCGCCAGCGGATGCGGCTTTTTCTGGATGTCTGCCGCGCGGTGCAGCATGCACATCAGCGCGCGGTGCTGCACCGGGACCTGAAGCCTTCCAACATTCTGGTGGCCAAGGGGGACGATGGCCCGGTGGCCAAGATCATTGACTTTGGCATTGCCAAGGCATTGACGGAGGATTCCGGCCTGGCGGAGAGCATGGCCTGCACGATGCGGGGCATGGTCATAGGCACACCGGAATACATGGCACCGGAGCAGGCGGCACTGGGCGGGGAGGTGGTGGATGTGCGCGTGGATGTTTATTCCCTGGGGGCCATTTTATATGAAATGCTGACTGGCGCCGCCCCGCTGGAGCCGGATACGGCAGGGCCAAAGTCCTCGCTCACCGCCATGCTGCAGCGGATTTATGAGGTGGAGCCTGTACGGCCCAGCCTGCGGGCACGTCAGCGGCAGGCCCTGGGCAAGCATTCCCCCTGCAAGCAGGAGGAGCTGGCCGGGGACCTGGACTGGATCATCACCCGGGCCCTGGAAAAGAATCCAGAGCGGCGTTATGACTCCGCCACGGCGCTGGCGGATGACATCCAGCGTCATCTGGATGACGAGCCGGTGAGCGCGGGGCCGCCGGACCGCTGGTACCGTTTTCAAAAGCTGGTCAGGCGCAACCGCACCGCCTTTGCCCTGGGCACGGTCATCGGGGTCAATCTGGTCATGCTCGCCGGGGTGAGCACCTATGCTTTCATGCAGGAATCCCGCGCACGCCGTGATGCGCAGCGGCTGCAAACCGTAGCGGAGGCCCAGTCTCACAAGGCCCAGGCGCTGACCGATTATTTGACCCGGCTTTTGAGCCAGGCTGGCGATTTTGTCAGCAAAGGGAAAAACCCGGAAGCACTCAGGCTGGCACTGAACGAAAGCGTCCACGAAGTGGAGAATCTCAATGCCGATCCCGCTCTGCAGATTGATCTGCTGGGGCGGCTCACGGAGGTGATGATGGCCATGGGGGACAACCGCAGCGGCTTGCCGCTGGTCAGGCGGCAGCATGAGCTGGCCGCCGGTCTCTATGGGGAAAAAGATCCGCGTACGCTCGCTGCCGGGCAGCTCATGGCACGGGCCTATTCCAGCATCGGGGACAAGGATGAGGCGGTCCGCATCTACCGGTCCCTGGACCAGATCTGGAAGTCCCTGGGCAGTGCTTATACGGAGCAACGCCAGGAGACCCTGCGCTTCCAGGCCCGGGAGCTGGCCCGCCAGGGACGGAAACGTGAGGTCATGGATCTGATGCGCAGTGAACTGGTGGCCGCGCCGGCGAAAGATGCCCGTCAGAAAGCGCTGAATTTCCTTTTTGTGGCTGATCTGCAATTGAGCATTGGCGAAAGCGAAGAGGCGGAAATGAATCTGCAAAAAGCCCTCAAGATTCTGCCTCCCACGGATGGTACCCGCAGTCTGCTGCTGCGTTCCTATTCCCGTGTCAAAGCCAAGCAGAAGGACTATGTGAAAGCCGCCTCACTGCTGGAGGAGTGCATCCAGATCAATACCAGCCGGCAGGGGGGCGATCAGTACTCCCTGATTGACCGCTGGATGGAGGTGGCCAATCATTACATCAAGACGGACCGCGTCCAGGATGCCTTCCGCGCCACGGATGAGGCCATCCTCATCAGCCGCAGCCAGGGCAACGACCAGCGGCTTCCGCGCGCCCTGCGGGCAGCGGCGGAGATCCGGGAAAAGGCTGGCTACCTGGACGGTGCGCTGGCCTACCGGCGGGAGTGCATGGAGAAGGAGCGGCTGTTTAACACGGACCGTGGCAAGTGGCTCTATGAGCTTTCCCAGATTGTCCGGCTGGAGTCCGCCCTGGGCCTGCATGCGGATGTCCTGCGGGATGCGGAACTGCTCTGGGAGCATTCCCAGAATGAGCCTGCCGTGACCAGTGACCCGCCCTTCATGCGGTCCATCTGCCGCATTTTAACAGCCGCGTGTGAAAAATGGCAGAAAGCCACAGGCGAACTGGCCTTTCAGGACGATATCCTGGAGTGGAAGACCATCACAGCCCAGGGCGTGGTGCAAAAGTAATCAGGCCCGCTTTGTGCTAGCTGGTGGTTGACCCGGCCAACCTCCGTCCTATCCGTCCCGCACATCATGTTTTCCATCCCGCGTTCCAGTGGCATCCTCCTGCATCCAACATCACTGCCCGGGAGGTTCGGCATCGGGGAGATCGGGCCGGAGGCCCATGAGTGGCTGGACCGCCTGCACCGCATGGGGCAGAAGCTCTGGCAGATGCTCCCCCTCGGCCCCACCGGTTATGGAGCGTCACCCTACCAAAGCCTGTCCAGTTTTGCAGGAAATCCGTTGATGATCAGCTTTGATGCGCTGCGCCAGGACGGGGTGCTGAAACCGGAAGACCTGGCCATGATTCCGGCGTTTCCAGACCACAAGGTCAATTTCATTGCCACGGAGGAAGTGCGCAGCGCCTTTTTGAAGCTCGCCTGTCAGCGCTTCCTGGCCCAGTGCGGTGCCAGTCCTTTGTTAAAGCATGCCTTTGAAGCCTTTTGTGAGCGGGAGGCTGACTGGCTGGAGGATTATGCCATGTTCATTGCCATCAAAGGCGAGAACGGTGGCCGGCCCTGGAATGAATGGCCCAGGGAGCTGGCCATGCGGAATCCGGAGGCCATCGCCGGGGCGATGGTGCGGCTGGAGGAGAGTATCGAGGAAGTGAAGGCGCAGCAGTTCTTCTTCTTCCGCCAGTGGCAGAAGCTGCATGCGCGGGCGCAGGAGCTGGGCATCAGCCTCATCGGGGACATCCCCATCTTCACTGCGCATGACAGTGCGGATGTCTGGGCACGCCCGGACCTCTTTGAGCTGGATGAGCATGGAGGCCCGGTCACCGTCGCCGGTGTGCCGCCTGATTACTTCAGTGCCACCGGCCAGCGCTGGGGGAACCCTCTGTATAAATGGAGCGCGCACGAAGCGGAAGGCTTCGCTTGGTGGAAGTCCCGCTTGCGCAAGACGCTGGAGATGGTGGACATCGTCCGCATTGACCACTTTCGCGGTTTTGCCGCCTACTGGGAGATCCCGGCCAGTGAACCCACGGCAGTCAATGGCCGCTGGGTGGGTGCCCCCGGAGACGCCTTGTTTGAGGCACTGAAGGGAGAGATGGGAGACCATGTCCCGGTCATCGCTGAGGATCTGGGCATCATCACCCCGGACGTCACCGAGCTGCGGTTGCGCCATGGGTTTCCTGGCATGAAAGTCATGCAGTTCGCTTTTGGCGCGGATACGCTTTCTGAAGACTACATCCCGGAGAACTATCCGGATGAATGCGTGGCCTATACCGGCACGCATGACAATGACACCGTGCAGGGGCTCTTTAACAGCGGTGTGGGGGAGGATACCACCCGCACTGCCGAGCAGGTGGAGGCCGAGCGCCGCACCATCCTGGGCTATACGGGCACGGATGGCAATGACCTGCACTGGGACTTCATTCATGCTGTCTGGAAATCCCGTGCACGCATGGCCGTGGCCCCTCTTCAGGACCTCATGGGCCTGGGCAGTGAGTCGCGCATGAACACCCCTGGCAAGATGGGGGATTTCTGGAGCTGGCGGTTCACCTGGGACCAGCTCAGCCCGGAGATGGAAGCCCGCATGCTCGCCATCACCCAGGAATCCGGCAGGCAGTAAACACCGCCATCCGTCCGATCTGAGGCCTCACTCCTTATCACGTCATGAGACGGTTTGGGGACCTGAAGCAGCGGAAGCAGGGCTGCACCCATTCCTACACCGGGGGTCATTTTGATGACATCCGGGAGGTTGAAGTCTGGGCGAAAATCAAGGATATTTTTTGCGGTGACAAAAATTACCATAATCCAATGATTTTTTGACCGACTGCGTTCCAGTGAAATCCGCCACTATGATTCCAAGGAATCCACTGCCTCTTTCCTCTGGGTGGCAGTCTTCCATTCTGGATGCCCTGCCCGCCCACATCGCGCTGCTGGACAGGCGGGGAATTGTTTTGGCCGTGAATGAATCCTGGCGCCGGTTTGCTGCGGACAATGGTATGCAGGCGCAAGGATATGGCGTGGGCATGAACTACCTGGAGGTGAGTGACCATGCCTGCGGAGCCCATGCTGAAGAGGCGGCCGAAACCGCAGAGGGCATCCGCCGGGTTCTTAGTGGGGATCTGCCAGAATTCAGCATCGAATATCCCTGCCACTCACCGGATCAAAGGCGCTGGTTCCGGCTGACGGCGACCCCTTTGAATGAGCAGCGGCACCGGAGGGCGGTGGTGATGCATGTGGACGTGACTGAACGCAGGCTGGCGGAAAACCGCCTGAAGGAGAGTGAAGAGAGGTTCCGGGCCACCTTTGAACAGTCAGCCGTGGGCATGGCCCATGTGGCCATGAACGGAGGCTTTCTCCGGGTTAACCAAAAGCTCTGTGATATCACTGGATACTCCAGCCAGGAAATGCTTGGGCTGACGTTCCAGGATCTGACCCTGCCAGAGGAACAAACCGGGAGCGAGGAGGCCAGAAAGGCAATGCTGAAGGGGGAAATGCCGGTCTTTTCAGTTGAGAAGCGCTACCGGCGCAAAGATGGCCGGCTAGTCTGGGTCAATCTGGTCGCCACCCTGGCGAAGGATGTCATCGCGGAGGAGAAGTATTTTATTTCCGTCTTTGAAGACATCACCGCCCGCAAGCTCGCCGAATTTCGTCTGCACCGCATGAACCGGCTTTATGCGGTGCTCAGCAAGATCGCCGAGGCGATCGTAAGGGCGGAGCAGTTGCAGCCGCTGTATGATGAAGCCTGCCGCATCCTGGTGGAGGACGGGCTGCTGAAGATGGCCATGGTGGTGCATGTGGAGGGTGAATCCGGCAGCATAAGGACCGTGGCCAGCTACGGGCAGAAGGGGGATTATTTGGAAGGTCTCACGATCACCTCCAGGGATGAGCCGATGGGCCACGGGACCATCGGCACCTCCATCCGCAATGGCCGGTACAATGTCTGCAATGACTTCAGCTCTGACCCCCGCATGGCGCCCTGGCGTGATGCGGCTCTCCGGCATGGCTTCCAGGCCACGGCCTCATTTCCGCTGAAAACTGCTGGTGAGACGGTGGGAGCGCTTGTCGTCTTTGCCGATGAAGCGGGGTATTTTAAAGAAGATGAAGTCCGGCTTCTGGTGACTGTGGCGCATGACCTTTCCTTCGCCATTGAGGCGCTGGAAAAGGAGGCGAAGAGGCTGAGCGCAGAGGACGCCCGCCGGGAAAGTGAAGAAAAATTCACCCAACTGGTGGAAAACATGACGGATGTGTTTTGGATCACCTCCCCAGAAGGGACGCTGCAGTATGTAAGTGCGGCCTATGAACAGATCTGGGGACAGGAGGCGGCAGCGCTGTATGGGAAAGTCGGGCAGTGGCAGGAATCCATCTTGCCGGAGGACCGGCAGCGGGTGGCGGTCCAGTTTGCCAGCCTGGCCAGTGACGAGCCAAAGATCAGCATGGAATACCGGATCACCCGGCCGGACGGCTCCATGCGCTGGATCTATGACCGGGGTTTTCAGATCCGGGATGAGGCTGGGGGCCTGGTGAGACTGGCCGGCATTGCCACGGACATCACTGAGCGTAAAAACCTGGAGCAGCAGTTTCTCCGTGCCCAGCGCATGGAGAGCATTGGAACGCTGGCGGGCGGCATCGCCCATGACCTTAACAATGCTCTGACCCCCATCCTGATGTCCATTGAGCTTCTGAAGCTGACTGAGACAGATGACACGCGGATGAACGTGCTGAATACCATTGCAAAGAGCACCCAGCGGGGGGCGGACATGGTGAAGCAGGTGCTGAGCTTTGCACGCGGTGTGGAGGGGGAGCAACTGGAGCTGGACATGCTGCCGCTGCTCAAAGAAGTGGAGAAAATGTGCAACGAAACCTTCCTGAAAAACATCCAGGTCCGCAGTGAGATCGCGGCGGACTTGTGGCAGGTGAAGGGGGACGCCACGCAGCTTCACCAGGTGCTGGTGAATCTCTGCGTGAATGCCAGGGATGCGATGGCTTATGGCGGTACGCTGACGATCTCGGGTAAGAATGTGGAACTGGATGAGCACTACGCGGCGATGCACCTGGAGGCCACCCCTGGCCGCTATGTGCAGATTCTGGTGGAAGACACCGGAGAGGGCATGAAGGCCTCGGTGCTGGAGCGGATCTTTGAGCCCTTTTATACCACCAAGGAACTGGGCAAGGGCACGGGGCTCGGCCTTTCCACGGCGCTGGCCATCGTCAAGAGTCATGGCGGTTTCATGCAGGTCCAGAGTGAGCCCGGCGTGGGTACGCGCTTTCTGCTGCATCTGCCCGCTGTGAGCTCATCCGCCCAGCGGCTCCCGACCCTTGATATATCAGCACCCCTGCCGCGCGGCCAGGGGGAACTGATCCTGGTGGTGGATGATGAAGCCGCCGTGCGGGAGATCACCCAGCAGACGCTGCTGGCTTTTGGCTACCGTGTGCTGACGGCCACCGACGGGGCGGAGGCCATCGCCATCTACGCGATGCACAAAGCTGAGGTGGCCGTGGTGCTCACAGACATGATGATGCCCATCATGGACGGTCCCACGATGATCCCGGTCCTCCTTCGCATGAATCCGGGCGTCTGCATCATTGCCGCCAGCGGCCTGAATGCGAACGGCATGGTGGCCAAGGCCGCGAATGCCGGTGTGAAGCATTTTATCCCGAAGCCCTACACCGCCGAAGTTCTCCTGAAAACCCTGCGCGAGGTGATTGCCAAACGGTAACCGGTCTGCGCGGTTTCTCTTCAGACTAAAACGTATTTTCGATCACCACCTCGTCATAGCTTAGCTGACCAGGCTTCGGCCAGGCCGGCTGGGTGCCTTTGCCAATGGCGATCATGAAGGAGATGACATGGTCGTCCGGCAGCTTGATCAGCTTGGCGACAGCATCGAAGTCAAATCCGTCCATCGGGCAGGAGTCGTAGCCCATGGCCTTCGCCGCCAGCATGAGCGTCATCCCTGCCAGGCCGGTGGAGCGCATGCACTCATCCCGCTGGACCTGGGGGCGGTCTTTGTAATAACCGTCAATGGCGGGGACGAGGATGTCCTGCACGGGCTGGGGGGCGTCTTTCCAGTAGCGGGCGG
This Prosthecobacter sp. SYSU 5D2 DNA region includes the following protein-coding sequences:
- a CDS encoding DUF3307 domain-containing protein, producing the protein MFELVEFPPLEWLSALKVLFALCIGHAVADFPLQGEYLATGKNRRFLIRMQDPARPQSIWVVCMTVHCLIHAGAVWLITGSALLGAVEFVIHWAIDVAKCEGLTTFNQDQVLHVLCKMAYVGIAWAGML
- a CDS encoding LL-diaminopimelate aminotransferase; its protein translation is MAYLNENYLKLKAGYLFPEIARRVKAFTEANADAAKRLIRCGIGDVTEALPEAVRAAMHQAVDELGDRNSFRGYGPEQGYDFLRNAIADNDYKARGIHVEADEIFISDGSKCDTGNILDIFGAGNKIAITDPVYPVYVDTNVMAGNTGEADESGAYEGLHYLKCTAENGFVPEIPSEPVDLVYLCYPNNPTGATATRAQLEAWVQYARANGTIILYDAAYEAFIQDPEVPRSIFEIEGARDCAIEFRSFSKNGGFTGVRCAIVVIPKGLMGKKKDGTKLAVHPLWSRRHSTKFNGVSYIVQRGAEAIYSAEGKAQVAALIEHYMGNAKLLVEACQNAGLTVFGGVNAPYVWVRCPEGVTSWQMFDKMLHEANVVITPGSGFGSAGEGFFRISAFNSRANVEEVCRRIAVL
- a CDS encoding serine/threonine-protein kinase, whose protein sequence is MSHANPPATASSDLLIPPTHNALAMLDLALDAGADGLSEGLLEQPGDVIGPYTLGEKLGEGGFGIVWQAEQSEPIRRSVAMKVIRPGMDSLAVLARFRAERRALERMSHPNIAVVLDAGSTPLGRPYFVLELVRGRPITAFCEEAGLDRRQRMRLFLDVCRAVQHAHQRAVLHRDLKPSNILVAKGDDGPVAKIIDFGIAKALTEDSGLAESMACTMRGMVIGTPEYMAPEQAALGGEVVDVRVDVYSLGAILYEMLTGAAPLEPDTAGPKSSLTAMLQRIYEVEPVRPSLRARQRQALGKHSPCKQEELAGDLDWIITRALEKNPERRYDSATALADDIQRHLDDEPVSAGPPDRWYRFQKLVRRNRTAFALGTVIGVNLVMLAGVSTYAFMQESRARRDAQRLQTVAEAQSHKAQALTDYLTRLLSQAGDFVSKGKNPEALRLALNESVHEVENLNADPALQIDLLGRLTEVMMAMGDNRSGLPLVRRQHELAAGLYGEKDPRTLAAGQLMARAYSSIGDKDEAVRIYRSLDQIWKSLGSAYTEQRQETLRFQARELARQGRKREVMDLMRSELVAAPAKDARQKALNFLFVADLQLSIGESEEAEMNLQKALKILPPTDGTRSLLLRSYSRVKAKQKDYVKAASLLEECIQINTSRQGGDQYSLIDRWMEVANHYIKTDRVQDAFRATDEAILISRSQGNDQRLPRALRAAAEIREKAGYLDGALAYRRECMEKERLFNTDRGKWLYELSQIVRLESALGLHADVLRDAELLWEHSQNEPAVTSDPPFMRSICRILTAACEKWQKATGELAFQDDILEWKTITAQGVVQK
- the malQ gene encoding 4-alpha-glucanotransferase — its product is MFSIPRSSGILLHPTSLPGRFGIGEIGPEAHEWLDRLHRMGQKLWQMLPLGPTGYGASPYQSLSSFAGNPLMISFDALRQDGVLKPEDLAMIPAFPDHKVNFIATEEVRSAFLKLACQRFLAQCGASPLLKHAFEAFCEREADWLEDYAMFIAIKGENGGRPWNEWPRELAMRNPEAIAGAMVRLEESIEEVKAQQFFFFRQWQKLHARAQELGISLIGDIPIFTAHDSADVWARPDLFELDEHGGPVTVAGVPPDYFSATGQRWGNPLYKWSAHEAEGFAWWKSRLRKTLEMVDIVRIDHFRGFAAYWEIPASEPTAVNGRWVGAPGDALFEALKGEMGDHVPVIAEDLGIITPDVTELRLRHGFPGMKVMQFAFGADTLSEDYIPENYPDECVAYTGTHDNDTVQGLFNSGVGEDTTRTAEQVEAERRTILGYTGTDGNDLHWDFIHAVWKSRARMAVAPLQDLMGLGSESRMNTPGKMGDFWSWRFTWDQLSPEMEARMLAITQESGRQ
- a CDS encoding PAS domain S-box protein; this encodes MIPRNPLPLSSGWQSSILDALPAHIALLDRRGIVLAVNESWRRFAADNGMQAQGYGVGMNYLEVSDHACGAHAEEAAETAEGIRRVLSGDLPEFSIEYPCHSPDQRRWFRLTATPLNEQRHRRAVVMHVDVTERRLAENRLKESEERFRATFEQSAVGMAHVAMNGGFLRVNQKLCDITGYSSQEMLGLTFQDLTLPEEQTGSEEARKAMLKGEMPVFSVEKRYRRKDGRLVWVNLVATLAKDVIAEEKYFISVFEDITARKLAEFRLHRMNRLYAVLSKIAEAIVRAEQLQPLYDEACRILVEDGLLKMAMVVHVEGESGSIRTVASYGQKGDYLEGLTITSRDEPMGHGTIGTSIRNGRYNVCNDFSSDPRMAPWRDAALRHGFQATASFPLKTAGETVGALVVFADEAGYFKEDEVRLLVTVAHDLSFAIEALEKEAKRLSAEDARRESEEKFTQLVENMTDVFWITSPEGTLQYVSAAYEQIWGQEAAALYGKVGQWQESILPEDRQRVAVQFASLASDEPKISMEYRITRPDGSMRWIYDRGFQIRDEAGGLVRLAGIATDITERKNLEQQFLRAQRMESIGTLAGGIAHDLNNALTPILMSIELLKLTETDDTRMNVLNTIAKSTQRGADMVKQVLSFARGVEGEQLELDMLPLLKEVEKMCNETFLKNIQVRSEIAADLWQVKGDATQLHQVLVNLCVNARDAMAYGGTLTISGKNVELDEHYAAMHLEATPGRYVQILVEDTGEGMKASVLERIFEPFYTTKELGKGTGLGLSTALAIVKSHGGFMQVQSEPGVGTRFLLHLPAVSSSAQRLPTLDISAPLPRGQGELILVVDDEAAVREITQQTLLAFGYRVLTATDGAEAIAIYAMHKAEVAVVLTDMMMPIMDGPTMIPVLLRMNPGVCIIAASGLNANGMVAKAANAGVKHFIPKPYTAEVLLKTLREVIAKR